From the Desulfomonilaceae bacterium genome, one window contains:
- a CDS encoding ATP-binding protein: MESLKIPAEINRLGHALEFIRECSRPHGFSKDLIIRIEVVVEEVFVNICLYAYGPERGEVHINCNSETSRDGMRIEIVDHGKPFNPFEEALPADRTLDISKRHIGGLGILMVRQMTDEVSYLRSTDGNHLTLTFYNN; this comes from the coding sequence GTGGAATCGCTCAAAATACCAGCAGAGATTAACCGTTTGGGCCATGCTCTGGAATTTATAAGAGAATGCTCCAGGCCGCACGGGTTTTCAAAAGACTTGATCATTAGGATTGAAGTCGTTGTAGAGGAAGTCTTCGTGAATATATGTCTTTACGCCTATGGTCCTGAACGTGGCGAAGTTCATATCAATTGTAATTCTGAAACATCTCGTGATGGAATGAGAATAGAAATAGTAGATCATGGTAAACCGTTCAACCCCTTCGAAGAAGCCCTGCCCGCTGATCGCACGCTCGATATTTCCAAAAGACACATCGGTGGATTGGGAATCTTAATGGTTCGTCAGATGACCGATGAAGTCTCCTATCTGCGGTCGACAGACGGCAACCATCTTACTCTTACCTTTTACAACAATTGA
- a CDS encoding adenylate/guanylate cyclase domain-containing protein: MDADNISYGTRRLLAINIINICINILGAAITFVWFTRLQPGLIGGGNLLALQDRAIFVIVVIAMAAAIGLPMGFRFFWPLVRKFKRLGGERSRVSDLRDKLSELAGELLNAPIKFSVINLVVWLVSGLVFIVAPHVFPDYCPWDQASATKISAWTFFLCAPVVVTLGYFISESWIRTTLEVAFPEEALVARPRSTRINTLPRLLVVSIMIGVMPPIVISHIILHQITEIQNGNQSIENFLSQMPLAIGFLVSLSVALAIVLSLFLARSVSDPLQKTSSSMKKIGQGDLNVRVKVVSNDEIGVVGEGFNNMVEGLRERDYIRETFGRYLSDEVVTEILQSPEGVKLGGELRNITILVCDLRGFTALAESLEPRKVIEILNRYFERMTDVIFHHGGTIDEFTGDGILVFFGAPKTITDHALVSVICALEMQEALKKLNMENSLVNLPELRMGIGINSGEVVVGNLGSEKRKKYGAVGSPINMAFRVESFAGADEILLAPSVYDQRLDCLELGQIIEAKLKGFDKPVCLRKVKGVKKDCNTSSWA, encoded by the coding sequence ATGGACGCTGACAATATATCGTATGGAACACGCCGTTTACTGGCTATTAATATCATTAATATCTGCATCAACATTTTGGGGGCCGCCATAACATTTGTTTGGTTTACACGTTTGCAGCCCGGCCTTATTGGTGGAGGAAATTTGTTGGCTTTGCAGGATAGAGCCATCTTTGTAATTGTAGTGATTGCCATGGCTGCGGCAATCGGTCTGCCGATGGGGTTTCGGTTTTTTTGGCCTCTCGTAAGGAAATTCAAGAGGCTGGGGGGTGAGCGCAGCAGGGTATCTGACCTACGGGACAAACTTTCAGAGTTGGCTGGAGAGTTGTTAAACGCCCCTATCAAGTTCTCGGTGATCAATCTTGTTGTATGGCTCGTTTCCGGCCTTGTATTTATTGTGGCCCCACATGTTTTTCCTGATTACTGTCCCTGGGACCAAGCTTCTGCAACGAAAATCTCGGCCTGGACTTTTTTTCTGTGCGCTCCAGTGGTTGTCACACTCGGTTACTTCATTTCTGAATCGTGGATTCGAACCACGCTAGAGGTGGCTTTTCCTGAGGAGGCCTTGGTCGCGCGCCCTAGGTCAACCCGTATAAACACCCTACCTAGACTGCTTGTGGTTTCTATAATGATTGGAGTAATGCCTCCGATAGTAATCAGCCACATTATCCTTCATCAGATCACTGAGATCCAAAACGGTAATCAGTCTATCGAAAACTTCCTTTCGCAAATGCCTCTGGCAATTGGTTTTCTAGTCAGTTTGTCGGTTGCTTTAGCAATTGTATTATCATTATTTCTTGCTCGTAGCGTTTCAGACCCTTTACAGAAGACCAGTTCGAGCATGAAAAAGATAGGACAGGGCGATCTCAACGTTAGAGTAAAAGTTGTCTCGAATGATGAGATTGGTGTGGTTGGAGAGGGCTTTAACAACATGGTCGAAGGTCTTAGAGAACGTGATTACATCAGGGAGACTTTCGGAAGATATTTGAGCGATGAGGTCGTCACCGAAATACTTCAGTCACCGGAGGGAGTAAAACTCGGCGGTGAATTGAGAAATATCACAATTCTTGTTTGCGACTTGCGTGGATTTACTGCGCTGGCTGAATCATTGGAACCGCGCAAAGTGATAGAGATACTAAATCGGTACTTCGAGAGGATGACCGATGTCATTTTTCATCACGGTGGTACTATCGACGAGTTTACGGGAGATGGAATTCTTGTTTTCTTCGGGGCCCCCAAAACAATCACGGATCATGCGCTTGTATCTGTAATCTGCGCTCTGGAAATGCAAGAGGCTCTTAAAAAGTTAAACATGGAGAATAGTCTCGTTAACCTACCTGAACTTCGAATGGGAATCGGTATCAACAGTGGAGAAGTTGTGGTCGGGAACCTTGGATCTGAAAAACGCAAAAAATATGGGGCGGTAGGTAGCCCAATCAACATGGCGTTTCGTGTTGAGAGCTTCGCAGGGGCTGATGAAATTCTCCTTGCCCCTTCTGTTTATGATCAGCGATTAGACTGTCTGGAACTAGGCCAAATAATTGAAGCCAAACTCAAGGGTTTCGATAAGCCTGTTTGTCTCCGCAAAGTGAAAGGCGTAAAAAAAGATTGCAATACCTCGTCATGGGCCTAG
- a CDS encoding DUF6125 family protein — MREAKNIQQKETVDLLNKCWMTHDGMWFFHCLQQFGIDTTNKLNKSAIKSLSSIEIARVKKALDCITPIEDFDEFKGFFEEAANLMIPDFMNVQFTYPEKNKMAWEFNQNKCFAYSGIKRLGVIEQYECGVLYRIKCWLDALGIAHMFIPEIGKCHMHVNGICAGEIKLFLSVKMHNNANSGGLATARR; from the coding sequence TTGCGAGAAGCAAAAAATATTCAGCAGAAAGAAACTGTGGATCTTCTAAACAAATGTTGGATGACTCACGATGGCATGTGGTTTTTTCATTGTCTGCAACAATTTGGAATTGATACGACAAACAAGCTCAACAAATCAGCGATAAAGTCGCTTTCTTCAATCGAAATTGCAAGAGTGAAAAAAGCGTTGGATTGCATTACGCCTATTGAAGATTTTGATGAATTTAAAGGTTTTTTTGAAGAAGCAGCTAACTTAATGATTCCTGATTTTATGAATGTACAATTTACTTATCCAGAGAAAAACAAAATGGCATGGGAGTTTAATCAAAACAAATGCTTTGCATACTCTGGTATTAAAAGGTTAGGCGTTATTGAACAGTATGAATGTGGTGTTCTTTACAGAATTAAATGCTGGCTTGATGCGCTTGGAATAGCGCATATGTTCATCCCCGAAATTGGCAAATGCCATATGCACGTTAATGGAATTTGTGCGGGAGAAATAAAGTTGTTTCTTTCCGTAAAAATGCATAACAATGCAAATTCAGGAGGACTCGCTACCGCTCGCCGCTGA
- a CDS encoding acyl-CoA dehydrogenase family protein codes for MNEKQKKIRDEARDLVKWVPRQMILDMDADKIKFPKEFLKEAGKRNLFGCRYPSQWGGRDMDWVSTATVMEEIGTLGYIFACVFGVGAELVCDAIVLHGSDRLKEKYVKPLMRGEIFAAECLTEPRGGSDFFGTTSVAEDKGDYFLLNGQKRFIVGAEGADYFLVYAKTDPNAEPHKALTCLVVDRGPGVDVKYLYDLMGCRGGGAGRIVFRDVKVPKDNVVGKINGAYAVFNTMMVPERLGTAAMTIGAARPALEIATRYSTRRKAFGKTINEFQGVSFQIAEASMLLDVCRSLVFTTCKAVDAGEKPNLIRKMVSETKKFVTESCQKVSHIAMQVVGGIGYTNVYPIERTFRDLRLASIWTGTNEVMSVIVANEYYKELLKTKEEIRDYEADSEAAEAADEKIYE; via the coding sequence TTGAATGAGAAACAGAAGAAAATACGCGACGAAGCGCGAGACCTTGTGAAATGGGTTCCTCGGCAGATGATATTGGATATGGACGCCGACAAGATTAAATTCCCAAAGGAATTTCTGAAAGAAGCAGGAAAACGAAATCTCTTTGGGTGCCGGTATCCGTCGCAGTGGGGTGGCCGTGACATGGACTGGGTCTCTACTGCGACGGTCATGGAAGAAATTGGGACTCTCGGATACATCTTTGCGTGCGTCTTTGGAGTCGGCGCAGAACTTGTGTGTGACGCAATAGTTTTGCACGGTTCCGACAGGCTAAAAGAGAAATATGTCAAGCCGTTGATGCGGGGCGAGATTTTTGCCGCCGAATGCCTCACTGAGCCTCGAGGGGGTTCGGATTTCTTTGGAACGACCTCAGTAGCTGAAGACAAAGGAGACTATTTCCTGTTAAACGGGCAAAAAAGGTTCATCGTGGGCGCTGAAGGCGCAGATTATTTTTTAGTTTACGCGAAGACGGATCCGAATGCTGAGCCTCATAAAGCCCTAACCTGTCTAGTTGTTGACAGAGGCCCAGGGGTTGATGTGAAATATCTTTATGACCTAATGGGCTGCAGAGGTGGTGGCGCAGGACGCATTGTCTTTAGAGATGTCAAGGTTCCAAAAGACAACGTAGTTGGAAAAATAAACGGCGCATATGCGGTTTTTAACACAATGATGGTTCCTGAAAGGCTGGGGACCGCCGCCATGACAATAGGGGCAGCCAGGCCCGCCCTGGAAATAGCCACTAGGTATTCTACCAGAAGAAAGGCTTTTGGAAAGACGATAAATGAGTTCCAGGGTGTCAGTTTTCAGATCGCTGAAGCGTCAATGTTGCTGGATGTATGCAGGTCGCTTGTTTTTACAACCTGCAAGGCTGTGGATGCCGGAGAAAAACCTAACCTGATCCGGAAGATGGTTTCAGAGACCAAGAAATTTGTGACCGAATCCTGCCAGAAGGTCTCTCATATCGCGATGCAGGTCGTCGGAGGAATCGGGTACACTAATGTTTATCCGATTGAACGGACATTCCGTGATCTTAGGCTGGCTTCAATATGGACCGGCACGAATGAAGTCATGTCTGTTATTGTCGCCAATGAATATTACAAGGAATTGCTCAAAACCAAGGAGGAAATCAGGGACTACGAAGCGGATTCGGAGGCTGCCGAAGCCGCTGATGAGAAAATTTACGAGTAG
- a CDS encoding AMP-binding protein → MNITQIMDINAKKFGSQDCLRAGGRSWTFLETKEQAERVAAFLQGMGIKKGDKVAIMSQNTPAFVFTFYGILKAGGAVTPINHKLAAPEVDYIINHSESKIFFFDGSLAELARKIPGSIRKISMDSPSEGFEQLEELLSNAPSFDPVTISDSDIAEILYTSGTTGKPKGCLHTHRGVVMAGITGAMAMKLDETDRMLMAMPIWHSSPLNNWFMGIQYVGGVTVLIREYHPLHFLQAAQQEKCTVYFGAPISYILPIQMIPQFKEFDLSSMRCWIYGGGPMAPDTARMVIQSYRSENFYQVYGMTEAGPTGTTLFPRDQVRKAGSIGNRALPGADLKVVRTDGKDAQAGDIGEIWLQADSMMQGYYKNPEATKSVFEGRWYKTGDLVRVDEDGYMYIVDRLKDMIVTGGENVYSKEVEDAIAGLPGVMEAAVIGKPHPDWGETVVSFIVPKKGEMIDPESLGRALSEKLARYKIPREFNIVEELPHTASGKVMKFTLRDLGEHK, encoded by the coding sequence ATGAACATTACGCAGATTATGGATATCAACGCCAAGAAATTTGGGTCTCAGGACTGCCTAAGAGCAGGAGGGAGAAGTTGGACTTTCCTGGAAACCAAGGAGCAGGCTGAACGGGTGGCCGCGTTCCTCCAGGGCATGGGAATAAAGAAGGGCGACAAGGTGGCCATAATGAGCCAGAACACGCCCGCTTTTGTTTTCACTTTTTATGGAATACTCAAGGCTGGGGGCGCTGTGACGCCTATCAACCACAAACTCGCAGCCCCGGAAGTTGACTATATAATCAACCACAGTGAGTCAAAGATATTCTTTTTTGATGGATCTCTTGCAGAATTGGCTCGAAAAATTCCCGGCTCGATCAGAAAAATCAGTATGGATAGCCCTTCGGAGGGATTTGAGCAGTTGGAGGAATTGCTTTCTAACGCGCCGTCTTTCGATCCTGTAACCATTTCAGATTCGGACATAGCGGAGATACTGTACACAAGCGGTACTACCGGTAAGCCCAAAGGGTGCCTGCATACTCATCGCGGGGTTGTAATGGCCGGGATCACTGGGGCGATGGCTATGAAACTCGATGAGACGGATCGAATGCTAATGGCTATGCCTATCTGGCACTCATCTCCGTTGAACAACTGGTTTATGGGCATTCAGTATGTTGGGGGCGTAACCGTTCTGATAAGGGAATATCATCCTCTACATTTCTTACAGGCAGCGCAACAGGAAAAATGCACAGTGTATTTCGGAGCGCCAATATCATACATCCTACCGATTCAGATGATCCCCCAATTTAAAGAGTTTGACCTGTCCTCAATGCGCTGCTGGATTTATGGCGGTGGCCCTATGGCTCCTGATACTGCTCGTATGGTCATACAGTCGTACAGATCAGAGAACTTCTACCAGGTTTATGGAATGACTGAAGCAGGTCCGACGGGAACTACACTTTTCCCGAGAGATCAGGTCCGCAAGGCCGGTTCCATTGGGAACAGGGCCCTTCCAGGCGCTGATTTGAAGGTTGTCCGCACGGACGGCAAGGACGCCCAAGCGGGAGATATTGGAGAAATATGGCTCCAGGCCGATAGCATGATGCAGGGTTATTACAAAAATCCGGAAGCTACAAAATCCGTGTTTGAAGGACGGTGGTACAAAACTGGAGACTTGGTCCGAGTAGATGAAGATGGTTACATGTACATCGTTGACAGGTTGAAAGACATGATTGTGACTGGCGGTGAGAATGTATACTCCAAAGAGGTTGAAGACGCTATCGCCGGACTTCCAGGGGTCATGGAAGCTGCTGTCATTGGAAAACCTCATCCGGACTGGGGAGAAACGGTTGTGAGTTTCATCGTTCCCAAAAAAGGCGAGATGATTGATCCAGAAAGCCTCGGACGAGCCCTGTCCGAAAAACTGGCGAGATATAAAATTCCCAGAGAATTCAATATAGTTGAGGAGCTACCACACACTGCGAGCGGGAAAGTGATGAAATTTACCCTGAGAGACCTGGGCGAACACAAATAG
- a CDS encoding MerR family DNA-binding transcriptional regulator: protein MKKTESKNTTYSISELASEFEISPRSIRFYEEKGLISPKRTRGNQRIYDKRDRARLKLIVRGKRFGYSLEEIAEMIGMTDTNIDEITQIERSLKYGEIKLREIGSRIKDLELLEQDILSVKKKLVQRLRELSEKEG from the coding sequence ATGAAAAAAACAGAAAGCAAAAATACAACCTATTCCATTTCCGAACTCGCCTCTGAATTTGAAATTAGCCCGCGATCTATTCGTTTCTATGAAGAAAAGGGTTTGATTTCCCCAAAACGAACCCGTGGCAACCAACGCATTTATGACAAACGCGATCGAGCGCGATTAAAGTTAATTGTGCGCGGTAAGAGATTCGGCTATTCACTGGAGGAAATAGCCGAAATGATTGGTATGACCGACACGAACATAGATGAAATAACCCAGATTGAACGGTCCCTGAAATATGGGGAGATAAAACTTCGGGAGATTGGGAGCCGGATCAAGGATCTTGAGTTATTGGAACAGGACATCCTCAGCGTGAAAAAGAAGCTCGTCCAAAGATTACGAGAACTCAGCGAAAAGGAAGGGTGA
- a CDS encoding TAXI family TRAP transporter solute-binding subunit, whose translation MPFAFDRHFWFSEATLKKSYSLLISLLLSCVSLMTVSTHGCLAADVPTAGARISLLMGTGMPGGSYHHLGLAMASLWTTKLKNVGIRVSAAISEGARENIEAIRIQDADLILADDLSSMMACKGSGSYKGKAVLELRSIANLWSEAVHLLIRADKKKTSGLEDLEGLTVATGLPESGNRFTTELLLRNLKKQTIKLKFMNNISAIEGLRTGAVQAADFTSAVPSALVTNLLQPDPELFNFIEITDMDIKAARDNGWVTCFRYVIPPDVYPGQEKQINTIGQNTILATSSSLDPEVIYDLVRSLFENIEQLAKFHPAFKSVSLENALSGLAVPLHPGAIRYYRQKKIHIPESLLPPDAE comes from the coding sequence TTGCCATTCGCTTTCGATAGACATTTTTGGTTTTCTGAGGCTACCCTGAAAAAGTCTTATTCACTACTGATATCCCTGCTTCTTTCGTGCGTGAGTCTGATGACGGTCTCTACTCACGGATGCCTTGCAGCCGACGTTCCAACCGCCGGCGCTAGAATTTCATTATTGATGGGAACAGGAATGCCTGGTGGATCGTATCATCATCTCGGGCTTGCCATGGCTTCCCTATGGACTACAAAGCTGAAAAATGTCGGCATTCGAGTTTCCGCGGCAATATCGGAAGGCGCCAGAGAAAACATAGAAGCTATAAGAATTCAAGACGCAGACTTGATTTTGGCCGACGACCTATCCTCCATGATGGCGTGCAAGGGTTCTGGATCCTACAAGGGAAAAGCTGTTCTAGAGCTTCGAAGTATCGCTAATTTATGGTCTGAGGCAGTTCATTTGCTGATCAGGGCCGACAAAAAAAAGACATCGGGCCTTGAGGACCTCGAAGGGTTAACAGTAGCGACCGGTTTGCCGGAAAGCGGTAACAGGTTTACCACGGAACTGCTGTTGCGAAACTTGAAGAAACAGACAATCAAGCTTAAATTCATGAACAACATTTCCGCAATCGAAGGATTACGAACAGGCGCTGTGCAGGCGGCTGACTTCACGTCCGCCGTTCCATCTGCGCTTGTGACCAATCTTCTGCAACCGGACCCTGAACTGTTCAATTTTATCGAGATCACAGACATGGACATAAAGGCCGCAAGGGACAACGGTTGGGTAACATGTTTTCGATATGTCATTCCTCCGGATGTGTACCCCGGACAGGAAAAACAGATAAATACGATTGGCCAAAATACCATCCTTGCCACATCATCATCTTTGGACCCAGAGGTTATTTACGATTTGGTCAGGAGCCTGTTCGAAAACATCGAACAGCTTGCCAAGTTCCACCCTGCGTTTAAAAGTGTTTCTTTGGAAAACGCCCTTTCAGGACTGGCAGTTCCTTTACATCCTGGGGCAATTCGCTATTACAGACAAAAAAAGATTCATATCCCGGAATCGTTGCTTCCGCCGGATGCTGAATAG
- a CDS encoding acetyl-CoA C-acetyltransferase, with amino-acid sequence MKEVVIVDAIRTPVGSFGGAIKGVPAVELGTIVVKEIIKRNNLDPAIVDELIFGCVLQAGQGQNVARQIVIKSGLPIEVPAMTINKVCASGLRSVSLASQVIKAGDAEVIMAGGTENMSAAPYALGAARWGARMNNSPLVDLMIHDGLWEIFNNYHMGMTAENVAEQFNISREQQDDLGLRSQNLAEQAIKEGRFKDEIVPVVIPQKKGDPKIFDTDEHPRLGTTKEGLSKLKPAFKKDGSVTAGNASGINDGAAAILVMSKDRAEKEGFKPIARVVAYASAGVDPKIMGTGPIPSTRKALAKAGLKIEDIDIIEANEAFAAQALAVAKDLNFDMSKVNLSGGAIALGHPIGASGARILTTLLYQLKKRPDAKLGLATLCVGGGMGHAMIVEKL; translated from the coding sequence ATGAAAGAAGTTGTTATTGTGGACGCGATCCGAACCCCTGTCGGATCTTTCGGGGGCGCAATCAAAGGTGTTCCCGCCGTTGAACTTGGAACCATCGTGGTCAAGGAGATCATCAAGAGGAACAATCTGGATCCTGCCATAGTCGACGAGCTAATTTTTGGATGTGTGCTGCAGGCCGGACAAGGCCAAAACGTAGCGCGACAGATAGTTATTAAATCAGGTTTACCGATAGAAGTTCCGGCCATGACGATCAACAAGGTTTGCGCTTCAGGTCTTAGATCGGTTTCACTGGCTTCCCAGGTGATCAAGGCCGGGGACGCTGAAGTCATTATGGCCGGTGGAACAGAAAACATGTCAGCGGCGCCGTACGCTTTAGGCGCCGCTCGATGGGGCGCAAGAATGAACAATAGCCCATTGGTTGATTTGATGATCCACGACGGCCTATGGGAGATATTCAACAATTACCACATGGGCATGACCGCTGAAAACGTAGCGGAGCAATTCAACATTTCCAGGGAACAACAGGATGATTTAGGGCTAAGAAGCCAGAACCTGGCGGAACAAGCTATTAAGGAAGGGCGTTTTAAAGACGAAATAGTTCCGGTTGTTATACCTCAAAAGAAGGGTGACCCAAAAATTTTTGATACAGATGAACACCCGAGGCTTGGAACAACCAAGGAAGGCCTGAGCAAGTTGAAACCAGCGTTCAAGAAAGACGGATCGGTAACAGCGGGAAACGCCTCAGGAATTAACGATGGAGCGGCCGCTATATTGGTAATGTCGAAGGATCGCGCCGAGAAAGAAGGTTTCAAGCCTATCGCGAGGGTTGTGGCTTACGCTTCAGCCGGGGTCGACCCCAAAATTATGGGTACCGGCCCAATTCCGTCTACACGCAAAGCCCTTGCCAAGGCTGGACTTAAAATTGAAGACATCGACATTATAGAGGCTAACGAAGCCTTTGCGGCTCAGGCGCTCGCAGTGGCGAAAGACCTCAATTTTGATATGAGCAAAGTAAATCTGAGTGGCGGGGCTATAGCGTTAGGTCATCCGATTGGAGCTTCCGGAGCCAGGATATTGACCACGTTGCTGTATCAGCTTAAGAAAAGGCCTGACGCCAAGTTAGGGCTCGCTACACTGTGTGTGGGTGGTGGCATGGGCCATGCTATGATAGTTGAAAAATTGTAG
- a CDS encoding FtsX-like permease family protein, which yields MAIPIYYSIRNLYNRKITTLLTAGGMALVTFVFSAVMMLASGLEQTLVDTGSPENVIVLRGGAETEVSSSIERAQADVVTSQPEVIYDSRGDPVAAKETLVLVTLPKRGTGNPTNVVVRGTGTHSMELRSQIKIVSGRVPNPGTHEVMVGQNIANSIKSAALGDNLKFAMVGWKVVGIFNAGNTAFDSEVWAEADQLMAAFRRNSYSAVIMKVPGQGNFMKLKKRIESDPRLSAQVKREIAFYKEQSEMMSKFIKLLGFAMTLFFSLGAILGAMVTMYAAVANRTREIGTLRAIGFSRVNILLAFLSESLFLGFLGGLIGILSSSGLQFFTISTLNWETFSEIAFSFRLTPEITVKSISFAIAMGLLGGFAPAWRAAGLKIVDALR from the coding sequence TTGGCGATCCCTATTTATTACAGTATACGGAATCTCTATAATCGTAAAATCACTACCCTGTTAACAGCGGGCGGGATGGCGCTTGTAACTTTTGTTTTTTCGGCGGTCATGATGCTCGCTTCCGGCTTGGAACAAACTCTTGTTGACACCGGATCCCCTGAAAATGTCATTGTCCTCAGGGGAGGGGCGGAAACGGAAGTTTCAAGCTCCATAGAGCGCGCACAGGCAGACGTAGTGACATCCCAGCCAGAGGTTATTTATGATTCACGAGGTGATCCTGTGGCAGCGAAAGAAACACTGGTACTCGTGACCTTGCCCAAGAGGGGAACCGGAAATCCCACAAATGTTGTGGTCCGTGGAACTGGAACGCATTCCATGGAGCTTAGGTCCCAGATAAAGATTGTTTCTGGACGAGTCCCAAATCCCGGAACTCATGAAGTGATGGTCGGACAAAACATTGCCAATAGTATCAAGAGCGCTGCGCTGGGAGACAACCTCAAATTTGCGATGGTAGGCTGGAAGGTTGTGGGAATCTTCAACGCAGGAAATACGGCGTTTGACAGTGAAGTTTGGGCTGAGGCCGACCAGCTCATGGCGGCTTTCCGACGTAATAGTTACTCAGCGGTGATCATGAAGGTTCCAGGGCAAGGAAACTTTATGAAACTGAAAAAGCGGATCGAGAGTGATCCCAGGCTTAGCGCGCAGGTAAAACGTGAGATAGCGTTTTATAAAGAACAGTCGGAAATGATGTCCAAATTTATAAAACTACTTGGCTTCGCTATGACCCTCTTCTTCAGTTTGGGAGCTATTTTAGGGGCCATGGTCACAATGTACGCTGCGGTAGCCAACAGGACACGTGAAATTGGAACTCTTCGGGCCATAGGATTTAGTCGGGTAAATATTTTGCTGGCTTTTCTCTCTGAGTCACTATTTTTGGGATTCTTGGGTGGCCTTATTGGAATTCTTTCCAGCTCAGGACTCCAGTTTTTCACCATTTCGACCTTGAATTGGGAAACCTTTTCGGAGATAGCGTTCAGTTTCAGACTTACACCTGAGATAACCGTAAAAAGTATTTCTTTCGCTATCGCTATGGGGTTGCTTGGTGGCTTTGCGCCGGCCTGGCGAGCCGCAGGACTAAAGATTGTAGACGCTCTTAGATAA
- a CDS encoding tetratricopeptide repeat protein: MRFRKLYAVSIVYICLLIMPQDGWCSNAQDYFRDGYVASMKREWDVAIDFFNKSIHLNPDNPVVYVQRASAFQMLDKPDDAIRDYETALKLRPDYYLAMEYLGTLYEAKNQYSRAVEIYNRALPLVRDPKWRSVIQWKISEVKKKATNARVDQSNRVPR, translated from the coding sequence ATGCGCTTCCGGAAACTATACGCTGTTTCGATCGTATATATATGTCTCTTAATTATGCCGCAAGATGGTTGGTGTTCAAACGCTCAGGATTATTTCCGGGATGGATACGTCGCGTCAATGAAAAGAGAATGGGATGTGGCGATTGATTTCTTCAACAAGTCAATCCATCTAAACCCGGACAACCCAGTAGTTTACGTACAAAGGGCGTCTGCTTTCCAAATGCTGGACAAACCTGACGACGCAATTCGGGATTATGAAACAGCCTTAAAGCTTAGACCGGATTATTATCTTGCCATGGAATACTTGGGTACCTTATATGAAGCAAAAAACCAATATTCCAGGGCGGTTGAGATCTACAATCGCGCTTTGCCTTTAGTTCGTGATCCGAAATGGCGATCAGTAATTCAATGGAAAATTTCTGAGGTCAAGAAGAAGGCCACAAACGCTAGAGTGGACCAGAGTAATAGGGTCCCTAGATAA
- a CDS encoding carbohydrate kinase family protein has product MNFHCVGFGSINIDEFWEAPSEFFQLIGISPGEEIVREVEWFNRYYPILERLGTLKAVGPGGSAANTIAALNRMGFTTGFFGAVGADFHDKIDLEELGLKDHLHIKHSDCPSGRCLALIDPIDSSRDRALVITPNANDSVTASLLDRNYFIDTDWVHLTSFVSSGPLDAQRILSENLSERNQLSFDPGVIYCRLGIEPLKLILARSQVLFVTYEELFMLTGLNRVEESMSRLLSIGVQTIVLKMGPKGIRAVQSNDDWFQEAVPPIRVIDRTGAGDVVAAGFLAGMILSLPISECLELAAQSASKSLESYGREAYPDRKYLGNFLANRNRSFCS; this is encoded by the coding sequence TTGAATTTTCACTGTGTTGGGTTTGGTTCAATCAATATTGACGAATTTTGGGAAGCGCCCTCAGAATTCTTCCAACTCATAGGAATTTCCCCAGGGGAGGAAATAGTCAGGGAGGTCGAGTGGTTCAATCGGTATTATCCCATATTGGAGCGACTTGGAACCTTGAAAGCGGTTGGGCCAGGCGGCTCTGCGGCAAACACTATCGCCGCTCTCAATCGAATGGGCTTTACTACTGGTTTTTTTGGCGCGGTCGGCGCCGATTTTCATGATAAAATTGATCTTGAGGAACTGGGGTTGAAGGATCACTTACACATCAAACATTCGGATTGTCCATCCGGCAGGTGCCTGGCGCTTATTGATCCCATTGACAGTTCCAGGGACAGGGCCCTAGTCATCACCCCAAACGCAAACGATTCTGTGACTGCTTCCTTGTTGGACAGGAACTATTTCATCGATACGGATTGGGTTCATCTAACATCGTTTGTTTCCTCAGGCCCTCTTGACGCCCAGAGAATTCTTTCGGAGAATCTCTCCGAAAGGAATCAACTTAGTTTTGACCCAGGGGTCATCTATTGCCGCCTCGGGATAGAGCCTCTCAAGTTGATTCTGGCTCGAAGCCAGGTCCTATTCGTGACTTACGAAGAGTTATTCATGTTGACTGGCTTGAATAGAGTTGAAGAATCGATGTCGAGATTATTGTCAATCGGAGTTCAAACAATTGTCCTGAAAATGGGACCAAAAGGGATTAGAGCAGTCCAATCGAACGACGATTGGTTTCAGGAGGCGGTTCCACCAATTCGGGTAATTGACAGAACGGGGGCGGGAGACGTCGTAGCCGCGGGTTTTTTAGCCGGCATGATCTTGTCTTTGCCCATTTCCGAATGCCTGGAATTAGCTGCTCAATCAGCCTCAAAAAGCCTTGAGTCTTATGGACGAGAAGCTTACCCTGATCGCAAATACCTCGGAAATTTCTTGGCAAATAGAAATAGGAGCTTTTGTTCTTAA